The genome window AATTAAGGATAATGAAAAGGTAAAAAGTTTTATAAAAAGTAAATTAAAAACAATATTATCATCTTAAGGAGGACGATAGTGTCGAAGAATATATCAATAATTAATCAGAATAATATTAATCAAAGTGATTCAAAAAATTATGCTAAGAATATTTAGGTAAAATAAAGTAGCCTTCGAAATGAAGGCTACTTTATTTTATAAACAACAACCTCACCAGACAATTCGGCACTAATTCTGTCACATTCCTCCTTGCTCGGTGTATCAAGATAAGCTTTATACCAGCATCCTTTCTTCGACCACTCGGATTCACCATATTCTTCGTAATCTATCCAATCCTTCCAGTCTCCAATACCCGTTAAATGATTATCAAATCTTCTAGACATAATAAAATCCCCTCCTAACCATACAATCGAATGAAGTAGGCAAAAAGGGGTGTGAAATTATAGATTATTTAGTTCTATATTTGTTAATTCAATGTGATATATTCCACTTTCTATTTCTTCACGCATTGATAATAAATAACTTTTCAAGTTTTCATCTCCTAAAGATTCTACGTATGACCAGTTAATATTAAGTGTGCCATCCTCTTTAAATACTGTCAGATATGTACTTCCTTTTTCTTTCCATGATGCTACTAGTTTGTAATCTTCGGTACTAGGTGGCATTTGCCATTTCATTATTATCACCTCCCAGTTAATCATTTCTACATTTAACATAATCCTTCTATAAAATTACTCTTCTTTCCACACACGATGTTTACTTTTAAATTCAGTTGCTTTATTTCCATACAGATAATCCCGCATTAATTCAGCAGTCATTAATCGTAGTTCTTTAGGTTTGTATTCAATGATTTTACCGTTAACAATATATGTACATTGATCGATGCATTTAATATCCATACGATGCTTGCTAATCATATCCTTTTTTAATGCGTAAAAATCCTTCTTCATCTGTTGCATTACAACATCAAGTTTATCCAGATATAGCCCAGCCATTTTAAAACTTTCAAAAGATTTTTTATCTTGTTTAAACACTGTAATAGCCATTGGCATTGCGATGTATTGATTAATTAGTGATTTATCCAATATAAACACCTCATCAGGAACATTTGTTCTTATGATATACTTTAACTATTATCTAAGTCAATTCCTATTACAGCAAATGTTAAAAATATAAGGGAGAGTCAGTTAAAAATTCCGTCCTCAATTGTTAAGAAAAGAGTTGTATGAACATATTAACAGTCGATGTTAGATTGGAATTTAAGGTTTGAGATGATTAGATAACAACGATATTATCTTTTCATATTGGTCTTGTATAGATTTGTTATACTTAAGAAAGAACTGATTTTGATCAGCATCTATTAAAGCGTAAAAGGCGAGTTCGTCATCCGTAGGTTTTAATCTTTTAATATTTCCAGTTATTATATGTTCTAGCCCTTCCAGTAAATTTATAATTTTATCTACATCGCTTCTTTCAGATTCATTAAGATATATTTTAATCGGATCACTGCTATTTTTCATTCTAAATCATGTACCTTAGTAGAGGAAAAGTTAATATATTCCCTCTTAGACTCTTCTGTTACGTCTCTAAAGTGATATTGTCTCCATAACGGTTCATGCTGTGGTTTAATAGATTTATATCCCAATATCTGTCTTCTTTGAAACTCACCCTTTTCACTGTAAAAGTATTCTAAGGCTTTAATGGTTTCCACAAGATTTTTTTGGAATTGTAAAAATAAGTCAGATTTTAATTTTATTAATAAACTAAGGCGTAAGTTTCTTGTTTGTGTATCTAAGTTTTCTTTTTGGTTTTTGTAATTTGATCTTTGAGTAATATACACTCCAAACAATGCTAAAACAGCAGGTATTGTTGCCTTAATGATTTCTTCCAAATAAGCACTCATATAAACCTCCTACTTATATTAAATTGAAAAAATGTTTGTTTTCAGTCCCAAGTCTTATTTGGAAAATACTCTGCTTCATAATGCCACAAAAAATTATGAACATATGATAAATTAAAATTAAAGGGATTTTCAAATAAAGGAAATAAATCTAAACAAATCTGATTGAAATATAAATAATCTTGCGCAGTTTCATTTTTTAGGTCAATATCAGTAATATGGAATCTTTTCATGGCGTTAATCACATTAGGCTCAATAACAGTGTATTCCATTGGATAGAGAGCAGATAATAATTGTGTTATGAAGAAAAGACCACCTTTTTCAATGCCATATTTTGAATTTTTACCCGTTGTATTCTGTATTTTTATTTCAATAGGAACGTTAGTAGCTTTAAGCTGTGCAACTAAGTTTTTAAAACTTGCATAATTATTCTTGATATTGTTTAATAATTCAGTCTTTCCTCTGGATTTCATAGTATATTTCTTCAACGAGAAGATTACTAAGTCCTTATCATTGATTTTTTCTATACTTGTTAGAATGTTATGTAATTCATTTGTTGCGTCATTATGCCACTCTGAATCTTCATAAATTCTTTTTTGTAGTTTTATATTTGTTTCGAAATTGGTAATGGCTTCAAATAAATAGGGAGTAGCGTTTATTATTTTAGATTTTTTTAAAAATCTTTTAGCAGGTAACGTGGGGCAATCTTCTAATTTTATAGAATCACCTTGCAAAGATCCAGTCATGTACCAACTGTATATATTGCCATTGGTACAGCAAAAAAATGGTGAGTTCAATCTCTGGGCATAAGATTCTGCTTGAGGAACTGCAAAGTCTATGTCAGAATCCTTACAGTCTTTTACCTCAATTACACAAAAGATTTTTCTTCTATAGAATTTATCATAGTAGTATAAGACAAAGTCTGCCCAAATAGTTTTCGTACCCATCTGTACAGGGACTCTACCATAACCTTGAATATTATCTTCTGGAAATTGAAACCTATCAACTAAGTCAGGTTTGACTTTATCTAAAGCAACTAGTAACTCACTCATAGCCAACATCCTTTAATATTATTTTAAAAACTGTAATAATTTAATTATAACTAATTTAAATCGAATTTTATCTATTAAGGTTCAGTTTAACTATATATTATATTAGGGATTACTTTAAATAATTTGAGCAAAGATTAACTTTTAGTCGAGTATAATATAATTGGAAAAAAGTGAGATGAGATTACGATAGATTTTGGGGTGTTAGGAGTATTTGAAAAAAGGGAGAAATTTAATGAAGAAACTATTAATAATATTGATGTTTGCTATGGTACTAACAGCTTGTAGTCAAGATTCTACATCAGGTGGAAGCTATTCAATGGTTGTTGTTATCAATGGAATTGAATACAATGGCACAAATGGAAATTTGATTGATTACGAAATAGACGAAGAGATTGGTAGGGTTAGCAAAAAAGTAGAACCACATATTTTTCCCGAAAATAATCAATCCAACTTTTATGAAGAAGATTCCGTTATTTATTCTGTAAAAAATGAAACTGATTTTATTATTGTAGAAAATACGAAAGGGGAACAATCTCTGCTTCAAAAACCTTCAGGTTCAAATTAAATAATAGTTCTTTGGTTGGAATGAGTTACTTTTTAATAACTGGTGTGATAGTTAAACAAGAAGGTCGTCTAGTACGATCTTTTTCTTTAATCTACACTTACAGAAAATTATGATATTATTACCTTAGGCTCTTGAGCTAACGGGGCAGTTTAATTTAATAGCAATTATTTTTACAATGTCTTATGACATATCTTTTTGTTGAGGTGATTAAGTGGATCATAATGAGTACAAAGCATATTTGAAACAGCAATATTCCCATAAGATTCGACCGTTACAATCAGTTAATGACGTTATCTCCGCATTTCAAAAAAAATTAGATCTTGTCGAAACAGAATTATCTGAATCCGAAATTATTTTCTTGAAAATGACAATTCTTAACTATACTCATGCACACAAAAACGACCCTATAATATCTAACTTGGATAACTTAAATTTCATTTCGTATGAAGTAGTAAAAAATGAAAAAAGTGATTATTACTACAATCATATGAAGATTAACTCTGGTAATGAAAGAATACTTGTCATTATTGAATCCCAGTTAAATGAAATAACCTCCAATTGCGAAGAACTAAAAGTGGATATGCTTATCGAACGTGGAATCGACACATCTCATGTTAAACAAGACACACCTAATTTTTTTGCATATCTAATGCTTTTTGATAATTAATCAAAAGAAATTCTCCTTTATAGAGGAAATAAAGTGCTATAATCTCTTCAAATATTGTATTATGGGTAGGAAGTTTTCTTATTCTTAGTTATGGGGTTTAAATGTTAAACCTTTTGTTGCTAACGGGTGCTTTAACACAATAAGCAGATCGTCTATACGGCGGTCTTTTTTTAACTAATGGGGCAGAGCTGAAGAAGGAAATAGAAAATAAAAGTAGAATTTATTTAAAGGATGAAATTCTTATTCCGAGTCAGAATAGTTAAACAACGATTAATTAATTGGGAGTTAGAAGATGAAAAATAAAAAAAGAAATAGAGACGGCTTTTTTAAAGATACCCTAATTGAGTTTATATTTGAAGTGGTTTGGAACATCTTAATGTTTATACCAAGAATGATAATTCGCCTAATAGGGAACATTTGGTAAGGTGGCTAATCAAATTAGAACTAACGAGGGCGATTGCAAATAAGAGCTGTCGCTTTTTTACAAACAATACAGCATTCCTGTAATAAATGAACTGTAAAAAGGATAAGTTTGTGAATAAACACACTTAAACTAACTGGTGCAAGAGTTAAACAAGGCGATCATCGAAACGGTTGTCTTTTTTCTTTTTGAAAATCGTTTAGAATATTATGTTAATATTGAATTAAAAGGTTCTCGAACTAACGGGGAAGGTTAGTGAAATTTATATTCAGTTTATAGAAGTAAAAGGTTATAAAATGGATTGGTCTTTTGGTTTCCAATAATAATTACATTGGCAGTTGTATTCGGCATTTTTGATGATAAAAACTGGTGCTTTAGTTGAAGTAGAAAGGACATAACATATTTTATATGACTAATATGTTATGTCCTTTAATTTTCCAACCTCCTTTAAATTTAGGTCTTGATAAGGTTTTGGTTAAGGGCTTTTTATAATCTAAAATCTCTCCAAACTTCTCTAGCCAAATCAAAGTCATACACTTCATTAATTCTCCCACAAGTGAATCAGTCAGATCATCATGATTGTGTAAATCCTCAATGTGGTATTCTAGTTGCTCCTGTTTTTTCTCTTACATATAAATATCCTCAAGATATTTATCTTTGCATCCATTTTTTTCCCTCCCTTCATAACTACAATCGTACAAAGTTACGAAAAGGGGGGATTTAGGAATTATTTAATTCTATATTTTATTAATTCAATGTCATAGAGGCTTTCATGCTTCCTTTTATATTAAGTCTACTTTTTAATTTAAAGCACTTATATAATAAAAGAAAAAATAAACCACAAATTTGCAATTATCATGTTTTTTTGGTATATTTTACTTAGCAGAAAAGGTGGTTGTGAAACTTCCTTTTCATTAATTGCTGGTGTTGCTCTTGGATTTTTCTTAGCGAGAAAATACATGATGAACTATATGAAAAAGAATCCACCAATTAATGAGCAAATGCTTCGTACACTTATGATGCAAATGGGTCAAAAGCCATCGCAAAAGAAAATTAATCAAATGATGCGTGCGATGAATAATCAAACTGATAAAAAATAGCTGATACATAAGAGTCTGAAGGGTATTGGTTATACAATATCACATAGTAAAGAACTCGTTTGGTTAATTTTTTTTAAAACCACTTTTTCTGTAGAAAAAATAGAGCAGAAGGAGTGGTTTTTTCGTGTTTTTAGAAATATTTTGGTTAATTTTTTTAATAAATATCTTCAGTTATATCCTCTTTCATTAAGTTCACCTTTTTCTTTTGATTTTATTATTCTTATAACAAATTGTAAGTCATTTAATAATCTTTAGCTATACCACCAAAAATTAGTCTAGTTTGTGTATGGATGATAGAACGATACGAAGATTATGTGTCCATTTTCTACTATAGTAGGACTCAGTAATGAAAAAGCCTGTAGAGAAAAATTCTCTACAAGCTAATATAAAGGGCTTACCAGTCGTCCCTGTGTCTACTGTTATGATCTCTAATAATAACTTCATCAGCGCAGATAAATACATCATCCACATCAAAGAACCTTCTACGATCACGGTCACGATCACGGTCACGATCACGATCACGGTCACGATTACGATCATGATCATGATCACGTTTGTGGTCACGTTTATGATCGCGTTTGTGGTCACGTTTATGATCGCGTTTGTGGTCACGTTTATGATCGCGTTTGTGGTCACGTTTATGATCGCGTTTGTGGTCACGTTTATGATCACGTTTGTGGTCATGTTTATGATCACGGTCATGATCACAGTCATCATCACGACGTCGATCGTGTTTGCTTCTAAAAGTTGACATCTAGCATCCTCCTTCGCTCTTTTACTTACGTTAGTATAAATATGCTACTTTTTTAAACGTTGAATAGACTGCTGTATCTACTTTTAATAAATGTACTTATTCCCTAAATGTTTGTAATCACCCGAAGGATGAAGAGTATAAGAGAGATTATATATAGGGAAGAAGGATTTTTATATTCTCGAGATTAATAACGAACCATTAGATACGGACAAATTGACTAAAAATAATAATGTTTGAATCCAAACAGGTGGGTACACACCAACTAATTTAAAAGTTGTTGCCGAATACCTGCATCAACAAAAATGGTATTGGACATCATACACAAGGTGGTAAGAGTACCGTCATTACAACTGGGGGACTTAATGCTGCAAACCAAAAGAAATTTGAGACTTGGTTAAAATCTAAAGGCTGGTTTTACAAAGTATTGAAATAGATTAAATTACGTTAATAGGGTGCATATCATTTACTTGGTATACAGCTTTTTTTGCGATATATAAAAAAGAGGATCTAATAGTAAGGTGTTAGTTTGAATATCTTGCATTAGGATATCAACTTTTATTGAAAAGTAGTATTGTTCTTAATAATGTACACTTGTAAACTTTATTGTGTACATTACTTTATAAAACTTTGGAATAATTATTATAGGAAGGTATCATAAATATTTAATTATGAAGCATTTTAATGAATTCAACCTTTTGTCGAATTTATTAGTAATAAAATTGGTTACTTCTGTTAAAATAATGGAAGTGGGGTCACGATAAGGGGGAGTTTTTTTGTCTGAAATTAATGTATTTCTTGCGTTTGGAGCAGGATTTTTATCATTTGTATCACCTTGTGTATTGCCGCTCTATCCAGTGTTCTTATCTTATATAACTGGAATGAGTGTAAGCGAAGTCAAAGAGGAAAATAAAAGATTAAATAAAAAAGCATTATTACATACACTGTTTTTCTTACTTGGATTCTCGAGTATTTTTGTAATGATCGGCTTCACTACAACCTATATTTCTGAATTTTTATTAACCTATCAAGATGTTATTAGACAAATTGGGGCTATCTTAATTGTTTTCTTTGGACTTGTAGTTGTAGGAATCTTTAATTTTGAGTTTTTAATGAAAGATAAGAAAATCCATTTTAAAAATCGTCCAGCTGGATTTATCGGTTCATTTATTATTGGGATGGCATTTTCATTGGGATGGACACCATGTACTGGTCCAATTCTCGCGATTGTACTATCGCTTGCTGCGACAGATCCTAGTGCGGGGATGGTCATGATGATTTCTTATGTTCTAGGGTTTTCAATTCCATTTCTTTTACTATCGTTTTTCATCGGGAAATTTACTTGGGTTAAAAAATATAGTACACGTATAGTAAAAATTGGTGGATATGTTATGATATTTATGGGTATTGCCCTCTTTTTTGACTGGATGACTAAATTAACTGCATTCTTAGCTGGGTGGTTTGGATTCTCGGGTTTTTAATTATCGTTCAATCTCTTCCATTTTTTTCGAAAGAAGAATGTTAGAGTCGCTACATGAAGTGAACCAATTAGGAGGAAACTTTAATGGCAAAAATACTAATAGCCGATGATGCTAAATTCATGAGACTTACACTTCAGGCGATGCTAAGTAAAAATACACATGAAATCATAGGTGAAGCGGTAAATGGTGAAGAGGCTATTAAACTTTTTAAAGAATTACGTCCAGAATTAATAACGATGGATATTACAATGCCTGTTGTAAATGGGATTGATGCAATCAAAGAAATAATGAGATTAGATCCAGATGCAAATATTATTGTCTGCTCAGCGATGGGGCAACAAAAGGTAGTCGTTGAGGCGATTGAGGCAGGTGCAAAGGATTTTATTGTGAAACCGTTTGATGAGCGTAATGTATTAGCTACAATAAGTCGTGTATTGAACACAATCGACTAGTATTTTTCTATAGTTTTATTCTATTAAAAGGCATCAGAAAGAGTGATATCCATGTTCTGGGTAATTGCAAGTACAATGGTTGCAGCTATGATGGCAACTCTCATGATATTTATTCGTTTACGAGCAGCAAAAAAGCCTGCATCTGTGAAGAAAATCATTCTTCCACCAATAATGATGAGTACTGGTGCGTTTATGTTTTTAATCCCTGTATTTCAAGTCGGTTGGATCCAGGTGCTTGAAGCACTAGGTGTCGGAATCATTTTTTCTATATTTTTAATTAAAACATCAAAGTTCGAAATGCGAGATGGAGAAATATACTTAGTTCCTTCGAGAGCATTCCCATTTATTCTATTCAGTCTACTAATCATACGAATTATTATTAAGTTAATTATCGGAAGCTATATTTCATTAGGTGAAACAAGTGGCATGTTCTTCCTTTTAGCATTAGGAATGATAGTGACCTGGAGAATTGTCATGCTTTATCAATACTCCCAGATAAAAAAGAAAAAGAGCAATGCGGGAGAGCCAGTTTAATGTGCAGAAATGCGGGAAGTAATAAAAAAGAAAAGATATGCAGAGAATTCCACTGCATATCTTTTCTTTTTTATTATATGTAATTAGGTGAGTCACTTAAGCCTTTGTTTTCCTATATTTTGATTGCCAATTGTCTCGATAGTTACTCTTTGACAGAGTAAAGAGATGCTCATAAGGCGCAACGTCAATTTCTTTTTCTTTGAGTTTTTTTCTTAAGAATTTATGATCGCGTTTTGGTGTTGCGATAATATAACCTTCTATAATCGATTCCTGTGTTATTCGATTTTGATTCTTTTCGAGCGCTACATGGCCGATTTTACTCGCAATTGTATGTTTAGCAACATCACGAAAAAGTTCTGGAACTGGTGCTACTAGTTCTTCAAGTAATGCCTTCTCCTTAACTTCCCACATATGCAACGTTTTTTTTATATAATATTCTTCCCAGTCCATTACGGACTTTCCATCATCTTTTGGTAATTTCTTAAGGAATTTACGAAACATGAAAAATCCACCAATCGCCATTAAGCTAATTAATAAAAATCCCCATAACACAAGTAAAGTTCCCATTATTTCACCTGTTTCTTTATTTTTTTAATAAATGTTGCTTTTTGGTAAATATTTAATTTATTTTTACAATCGTTTATAGTAATATACATGTAATCAGATAAATAAATAAATTTAATCAATACTAATTATAGTAGTCTTTTTAAAGACATACAAGTTTCATATTCTTATCGGATTCTTCATATACTTAATTAGAGGTTGCTAAATGTAGAAAAAGGAGGAGTTTGATGGATTCTGAAGGATTTAAGTCAAAGAATGTAGAACAGTGCATTGCGTCTCAACGTACCAATATTAACAAAGATAAGGAAGAGCCTGACTTAAAAAAATTCACACCAATGCCTGCTTTTATGTTCAACTGGATCGAAAGCAATCGAGATGAAATTATTACGATATGGAATCTTGAGGGTAAAATGCTGTTTATCTCTGATGCGATTGAACGATTAATAGGAATTAGTAAGTCTGAACTTATTGGTTCTTCTTGGTATGATCGAATGTATCCAGAAGATGCAGATTATCTTTCACATCATTTAAAGCGAAATATTAACCAGATACAGAAATTTATTATTAACTTGCTCCATAAAAATGGAGGATATATAACGACAGAGTGCACTATCCAGAAATTAACAGATAATACTAGTGGTATTTCTTATTATATCGGATTATTAAAGGATGTTTCGGCACAACGACAGGTAGAAGAGTTAATGATTCGCTCGGAAAAAATGTCTGTTGCAGGTCAGCTAGCTGCCGGAATCGCACATGAAATAAGAAACCCGCTAACTTCAATTAAGGGTTTTTTACAGCTGTTGCAGGCTGGCGTTCATAAGGATGAGTACTACAGTATTATGCTCGATGAAATCGAAAAAATGGAGAAGATTACATCTGAGTTATTATTTCTATCCAAACCAGTTACAAACGATAGAAATATAGAATCTGTAAATAGTATGATTGAAGATATAGTAAGTTTACTTCAGCCGCACGCGAGGATGAAAAATATCGAAATTGGTATAGAAGGTAAAATTTCAGATTATATCTTATGTGATCGAACCCAAGTTAAACAGGTTTTGATAAATATCGTCAAAAACGCGGTCGAGGCAATGGATGGGCCAGGGGAAATTACAATAAGTGCTGAGTCTAAAGATACAAATGTAGTTATCCTTATAAAGGATGAAGGTCCAGGGATTCCGGATGATATATTAGAGAAATTAGGAGAACCATTTTTTACGACGAAAAAAAATGGTACTGGTTTAGGTTTGTTGATTACAAAACAGATATTAGAAAGGCATAATGCAAGTTTGACTATTTTAAAAAATAACGACAGGGGAAGCACCTTTAAATTGTCATTTCCAAAATAAAAAATAGATGTTTGGTTCATAACGGCATAAGGATATTTAACTGCACCGAATTCGCGAGCATACCTCTTGTTCCCCATATGATAAAACAAACATAGAAATCATTAACTAAATTCCTAGATATTCTCTTGTCAATAACAGCTAGGTACTAATTCTGTCTTTATATTTATTTTACTTATTATAACAAAGATGAACGATATTTATGCTTTTGTATAAGAAATACTTATC of Oceanobacillus zhaokaii contains these proteins:
- a CDS encoding DUF2621 family protein, which gives rise to MGTLLVLWGFLLISLMAIGGFFMFRKFLKKLPKDDGKSVMDWEEYYIKKTLHMWEVKEKALLEELVAPVPELFRDVAKHTIASKIGHVALEKNQNRITQESIIEGYIIATPKRDHKFLRKKLKEKEIDVAPYEHLFTLSKSNYRDNWQSKYRKTKA
- a CDS encoding cytochrome c biogenesis CcdA family protein, whose amino-acid sequence is MSEINVFLAFGAGFLSFVSPCVLPLYPVFLSYITGMSVSEVKEENKRLNKKALLHTLFFLLGFSSIFVMIGFTTTYISEFLLTYQDVIRQIGAILIVFFGLVVVGIFNFEFLMKDKKIHFKNRPAGFIGSFIIGMAFSLGWTPCTGPILAIVLSLAATDPSAGMVMMISYVLGFSIPFLLLSFFIGKFTWVKKYSTRIVKIGGYVMIFMGIALFFDWMTKLTAFLAGWFGFSGF
- a CDS encoding YneF family protein yields the protein MFFWYILLSRKGGCETSFSLIAGVALGFFLARKYMMNYMKKNPPINEQMLRTLMMQMGQKPSQKKINQMMRAMNNQTDKK
- a CDS encoding ATP-binding protein, which produces MDSEGFKSKNVEQCIASQRTNINKDKEEPDLKKFTPMPAFMFNWIESNRDEIITIWNLEGKMLFISDAIERLIGISKSELIGSSWYDRMYPEDADYLSHHLKRNINQIQKFIINLLHKNGGYITTECTIQKLTDNTSGISYYIGLLKDVSAQRQVEELMIRSEKMSVAGQLAAGIAHEIRNPLTSIKGFLQLLQAGVHKDEYYSIMLDEIEKMEKITSELLFLSKPVTNDRNIESVNSMIEDIVSLLQPHARMKNIEIGIEGKISDYILCDRTQVKQVLINIVKNAVEAMDGPGEITISAESKDTNVVILIKDEGPGIPDDILEKLGEPFFTTKKNGTGLGLLITKQILERHNASLTILKNNDRGSTFKLSFPK
- a CDS encoding CcdC family protein produces the protein MFWVIASTMVAAMMATLMIFIRLRAAKKPASVKKIILPPIMMSTGAFMFLIPVFQVGWIQVLEALGVGIIFSIFLIKTSKFEMRDGEIYLVPSRAFPFILFSLLIIRIIIKLIIGSYISLGETSGMFFLLALGMIVTWRIVMLYQYSQIKKKKSNAGEPV
- a CDS encoding type I restriction enzyme HsdR N-terminal domain-containing protein; translated protein: MSELLVALDKVKPDLVDRFQFPEDNIQGYGRVPVQMGTKTIWADFVLYYYDKFYRRKIFCVIEVKDCKDSDIDFAVPQAESYAQRLNSPFFCCTNGNIYSWYMTGSLQGDSIKLEDCPTLPAKRFLKKSKIINATPYLFEAITNFETNIKLQKRIYEDSEWHNDATNELHNILTSIEKINDKDLVIFSLKKYTMKSRGKTELLNNIKNNYASFKNLVAQLKATNVPIEIKIQNTTGKNSKYGIEKGGLFFITQLLSALYPMEYTVIEPNVINAMKRFHITDIDLKNETAQDYLYFNQICLDLFPLFENPFNFNLSYVHNFLWHYEAEYFPNKTWD
- a CDS encoding response regulator, whose protein sequence is MAKILIADDAKFMRLTLQAMLSKNTHEIIGEAVNGEEAIKLFKELRPELITMDITMPVVNGIDAIKEIMRLDPDANIIVCSAMGQQKVVVEAIEAGAKDFIVKPFDERNVLATISRVLNTID